In Dyadobacter subterraneus, a single genomic region encodes these proteins:
- a CDS encoding TonB-dependent receptor, giving the protein MNHNSFIQKRQGPSYTGDRYARFLPTRIILVMKLIFIFSLAICMQVSASSSAQKITLVAQNASLEKVLRNIEKQSGYSFWYKTELMQKSEKVTLSIKDSSLEEALAKCLKNQPFEYSIVDQTVVLQPKKLIKNVTPVKQLEIIKGQVLGSDGKPLIGVTVIVKASKLGTTTDTEGNFTVNATDTDVLVFSYIGFTTKEVLIGKQSNISVSLVESNTTLGEVAVIGYGTQSRKTLSSAVSTVKGEEMNKGAITDVGQLLQGKVPGLNITASGDPNKPAAVVMRGASTVNSAQGPFYVIDGVPGADISTIAPDDIASIDVLKDAAATAIYGNRAANGVIMVTTKKGKRGEMQIAYSSYVGIEKVSNKLDMMTADQLRSFLEKNGVGFSPADDKGASTDWQSAIQKKTAVSTNHNLSFNGGGEHTTYSASLNFVKKDGILLNSSLQRVIGRLAVEQFALKDKLKFSMAVTNSHSSADDIPYRNTVLLQSAQYLPVSPVTNADGSYFENFQNTNYYNPVAMMKNSETNTKSNNLIGSFKTQIELPFGLTYNVDLSYINTTTLQGSYYNKYFTNNYNNMYDNPDPGVAFHSVQAFGKNGQANRSSYQSTNKILETYLTWNKEFGNHSLNAVIGYSWQNNKIGEGFQVTTSNLPVDNISYNNLALSNPYGISGYQISLGPDGIYQETQLISDFARFNYNYKGKYMLQGSIRRDGSSVFGKNNQWGYFPSVGAAWRISQETFMENQSLLSELKLRASYGVTGNATGFNAYTAQFISGSLGTYYYNGTLTGAYGPTKSENPNLKWEKTATANIGLDFGLWGNKINGSIEVYDKNTTGMIYSYTVDPILVPSGSIVANGGSVNNKGIEFNLSANIINKSKLKWTSGINLAHNRNLITSLSNPLFAGGDSVLLSRPEGGGQSGRSLQILKAGKPIGQFFSFLYAGKNDNGVSQFVAADGSLTTTPIVGKDYHYIGSSQPKLLMGWNNNFKYGNLDLNVFIRGAFGNKIFNATRADLFRPNTAQYTNILADAADESVKDINAYAYSSRFIESGSFVRFDNATLGYTFRKLGPFVKNLRVYTSMNNLFVITKYKGVDPEINQGGIAPGVDYNNFYPKTRTFLFGVNISI; this is encoded by the coding sequence ATGAATCACAACTCTTTTATCCAAAAGAGGCAGGGACCGTCGTATACAGGCGACAGGTATGCCCGCTTCCTACCAACCAGAATCATTTTGGTTATGAAACTGATCTTTATTTTTTCGCTGGCTATTTGTATGCAGGTAAGCGCCAGCAGCTCAGCCCAGAAAATTACGCTTGTGGCACAAAATGCTTCTTTGGAAAAAGTATTAAGGAATATCGAGAAGCAAAGCGGTTACTCGTTCTGGTACAAAACCGAGCTGATGCAAAAGTCGGAAAAAGTTACACTTTCTATCAAGGATAGCAGTCTGGAAGAGGCGTTAGCCAAATGTTTAAAAAATCAGCCTTTTGAATATTCGATTGTAGATCAGACGGTTGTGTTGCAGCCGAAAAAGCTGATAAAGAATGTTACGCCGGTAAAGCAACTTGAAATAATCAAAGGTCAGGTTCTTGGCTCGGATGGTAAGCCACTAATTGGGGTTACAGTAATTGTAAAGGCAAGCAAACTAGGTACAACAACTGATACCGAGGGCAATTTTACAGTTAACGCAACGGACACAGATGTTTTGGTTTTCTCCTATATCGGGTTTACTACGAAAGAAGTTCTTATTGGAAAACAAAGTAATATTTCGGTTTCATTGGTTGAAAGCAATACTACGTTAGGTGAGGTTGCGGTAATTGGATACGGTACGCAATCGCGCAAAACGCTTAGCAGCGCAGTTTCAACTGTGAAGGGGGAAGAGATGAATAAAGGTGCAATTACAGATGTTGGACAGCTTTTGCAAGGCAAAGTTCCGGGTTTGAATATTACTGCCAGTGGTGATCCAAACAAACCTGCGGCAGTGGTTATGCGTGGAGCGTCTACTGTAAACAGTGCCCAGGGACCTTTTTATGTAATTGACGGAGTTCCAGGAGCTGATATTTCTACAATTGCTCCCGATGATATTGCTTCGATCGATGTTTTGAAAGATGCGGCTGCAACGGCCATTTATGGTAACAGAGCGGCAAACGGCGTCATTATGGTTACAACAAAAAAAGGAAAAAGAGGAGAAATGCAAATCGCTTACAGCTCTTATGTTGGTATCGAAAAGGTATCAAATAAGCTGGATATGATGACTGCGGATCAGCTGAGGTCTTTTTTAGAAAAAAATGGCGTAGGGTTTTCGCCGGCTGATGACAAAGGCGCTTCAACGGATTGGCAATCTGCAATTCAGAAAAAAACTGCTGTTTCAACAAATCATAACCTGTCCTTTAACGGAGGTGGTGAACACACGACATATAGTGCAAGCTTAAACTTTGTTAAAAAAGACGGGATTTTGTTAAATAGTTCTTTGCAGCGCGTGATTGGAAGGCTGGCGGTTGAACAATTTGCTTTGAAAGATAAATTGAAATTCAGCATGGCAGTGACAAACTCTCACAGCAGTGCAGATGATATTCCTTATCGTAACACTGTTTTGTTGCAATCTGCTCAATATCTTCCGGTATCACCTGTTACAAACGCGGATGGCAGTTATTTTGAAAATTTCCAAAATACCAACTACTACAATCCGGTGGCGATGATGAAGAATAGTGAGACCAACACCAAATCGAACAATCTGATCGGTAGTTTTAAAACCCAGATTGAACTGCCTTTTGGTCTGACTTACAATGTTGATCTTTCTTATATTAATACGACTACTTTACAGGGGTCTTACTACAATAAGTACTTTACGAACAATTACAATAATATGTACGACAATCCGGATCCTGGTGTGGCTTTTCACTCTGTTCAGGCATTTGGTAAAAACGGACAGGCAAACAGAAGTTCTTACCAGAGTACAAACAAAATTCTGGAAACTTATTTGACCTGGAATAAAGAATTTGGAAATCATTCCCTTAATGCGGTAATCGGATATTCCTGGCAGAATAATAAAATCGGTGAAGGTTTTCAGGTGACAACCAGCAATTTGCCGGTTGACAATATCAGCTACAATAACCTTGCATTAAGTAATCCTTATGGGATATCTGGTTATCAAATCAGTTTGGGCCCAGATGGGATTTACCAGGAAACGCAGTTGATTTCTGATTTTGCCCGATTCAATTATAATTACAAAGGCAAATACATGCTGCAGGGATCGATCCGCAGAGATGGAAGTTCTGTATTTGGCAAAAACAACCAGTGGGGATATTTCCCGTCTGTTGGTGCTGCATGGAGGATTTCTCAGGAAACTTTCATGGAAAACCAATCTTTGTTGAGTGAATTGAAATTGAGAGCGAGTTATGGTGTAACAGGAAATGCTACGGGCTTCAATGCTTATACGGCCCAGTTTATTTCAGGAAGTTTAGGAACCTACTATTACAACGGTACACTTACGGGAGCTTATGGCCCCACAAAATCTGAAAATCCTAACCTGAAATGGGAAAAAACAGCAACAGCTAATATCGGTCTGGACTTTGGATTATGGGGCAACAAGATAAACGGTTCCATCGAAGTGTACGACAAAAACACAACGGGTATGATTTATTCCTACACAGTTGATCCAATTCTGGTTCCATCTGGAAGCATCGTAGCGAATGGTGGAAGTGTTAATAACAAAGGAATTGAATTCAATCTTTCTGCCAACATTATTAACAAAAGCAAGTTGAAATGGACGTCAGGAATTAACCTTGCCCACAACCGAAACCTGATCACAAGTTTGTCAAATCCATTATTTGCAGGCGGTGACTCAGTTCTTCTGTCAAGACCAGAAGGTGGAGGACAATCAGGACGTTCATTGCAGATTTTGAAAGCAGGTAAGCCAATCGGTCAATTCTTCTCTTTCTTATATGCAGGTAAAAATGACAATGGCGTTTCTCAATTTGTTGCTGCTGATGGTAGCTTGACAACCACGCCGATTGTTGGTAAGGATTATCACTACATTGGAAGTTCTCAGCCTAAGTTATTGATGGGATGGAATAACAATTTTAAATATGGTAATCTTGATTTGAATGTATTTATAAGAGGTGCCTTTGGAAATAAAATTTTCAATGCAACCCGGGCAGATTTGTTCAGACCAAATACGGCACAATACACAAATATTCTGGCAGATGCAGCTGATGAATCTGTTAAGGATATTAACGCTTACGCTTATTCCTCACGTTTTATTGAAAGCGGCAGTTTTGTCCGGTTCGACAATGCTACGCTTGGATATACCTTCCGGAAATTAGGGCCATTTGTCAAGAACCTTCGCGTATATACTTCGATGAACAATCTTTTTGTCATCACAAAGTACAAGGGAGTTGATCCGGAAATTAATCAGGGTGGTATAGCACCAGGGGTGGATTACAACAATTTCTATCCTAAAACCCGGACATTCTTATTCGGTGTTAATATTTCCATTTAA
- a CDS encoding RagB/SusD family nutrient uptake outer membrane protein — MKKSYIKILSSVFLVGALASCHDLEVPVTTELTTDVFPTTAEQYISASGPAYVALRGNFGAEYFQQQSYTTDEGIMPARGGNWYDGGQNQTFHYHNWTPDNSYINGNWTWLSTIIGVANQTISILSAKMPEGAAKQTGISEMKMVRAFSYFMMMDNYGNVPLDTLYGDFTPRGNTPRAQVFTFIEKEIKNALPYLSDVSGVTTYGRPNKWMANALLAKMYLNAEYYTGTKRYEDCIAACDQIMNSGLFALEPKSSYLKMFYPTNGPQMKEFIFAIPYDPAMTNTFPFRSVNNRSRYDVPRSEVKKFSLPFTPAGAASTLPEFYANFNDVNDVRNGQWLTGLQFMSDGVTPVTVTTTNIGYDQFYTGSSPSAPYTYQVNLTPAVTLRQSVSAFDAGNDEIAWHMGYRNIKFFPDATSLNRNQNNDIPIFRYSDIVLMKAEAILRGGSATLGQTPLTLVNQLRAERTTAPALSSVDLEFIYSERAREFAWEGWRRNDMIRFGKYEGKWGFKTDSDVNHRIFPIPRVALQLNPALTQNPGY, encoded by the coding sequence ATGAAAAAATCATATATTAAAATACTGTCATCAGTTTTTCTGGTTGGTGCATTGGCTTCATGTCATGACCTGGAAGTACCGGTAACGACCGAACTTACCACCGATGTTTTTCCAACAACTGCTGAACAATATATTTCTGCTTCGGGACCTGCGTACGTTGCGCTTAGAGGTAATTTCGGTGCAGAATATTTTCAGCAGCAATCCTATACAACTGATGAAGGAATTATGCCTGCAAGAGGAGGGAACTGGTATGATGGCGGACAAAACCAGACATTCCATTACCATAACTGGACACCCGACAACAGCTATATCAACGGTAACTGGACATGGTTGTCAACCATTATCGGTGTAGCAAATCAGACGATTTCTATTCTTTCAGCAAAAATGCCGGAAGGTGCAGCCAAACAAACGGGTATATCAGAAATGAAAATGGTAAGAGCATTTTCTTATTTCATGATGATGGATAACTACGGAAATGTGCCCCTTGACACGCTTTACGGTGATTTTACTCCTCGTGGAAATACGCCGCGCGCTCAGGTTTTTACTTTTATTGAAAAGGAAATTAAAAATGCTCTTCCGTATTTAAGCGATGTTTCAGGGGTAACAACCTATGGTCGTCCGAATAAGTGGATGGCCAATGCTTTATTGGCTAAAATGTACCTGAATGCTGAATATTATACCGGAACAAAACGGTATGAGGATTGTATCGCTGCTTGTGATCAAATCATGAATTCTGGTCTGTTTGCACTGGAACCAAAGAGCAGTTATCTGAAAATGTTCTATCCGACGAATGGTCCACAAATGAAAGAGTTCATTTTTGCGATTCCTTACGATCCTGCCATGACGAACACATTTCCATTCAGATCTGTAAATAACAGATCTCGTTACGATGTGCCAAGAAGTGAAGTTAAAAAATTCAGTCTGCCATTTACGCCTGCCGGTGCTGCCAGTACCCTACCTGAATTTTATGCCAACTTCAATGACGTTAATGACGTTCGGAATGGGCAATGGCTTACTGGTCTGCAATTTATGAGCGACGGAGTAACACCCGTGACCGTTACAACAACCAACATTGGGTATGATCAGTTTTACACTGGTAGCAGCCCGTCTGCACCGTATACTTATCAGGTTAATCTGACGCCGGCCGTTACACTCAGACAAAGTGTTTCAGCATTTGATGCAGGCAATGATGAAATTGCATGGCATATGGGTTACCGTAACATTAAGTTTTTCCCGGATGCCACATCTCTGAACAGAAATCAAAATAACGATATACCAATTTTCCGTTATTCTGACATTGTTTTGATGAAAGCTGAGGCAATTTTGAGAGGCGGCTCGGCTACCTTAGGACAAACGCCATTGACGTTGGTGAATCAGTTAAGAGCGGAAAGAACGACTGCGCCGGCTTTATCATCCGTTGATCTGGAATTTATTTATAGCGAAAGAGCCCGGGAATTTGCCTGGGAAGGATGGCGAAGAAATGACATGATCCGTTTTGGAAAATATGAAGGAAAATGGGGTTTCAAAACTGATTCTGATGTTAATCACAGAATATTTCCAATTCCTCGCGTGGCATTGCAGTTAAATCCTGCATTAACTCAAAATCCAGGTTATTAA
- a CDS encoding alpha-N-acetylglucosaminidase, with amino-acid sequence MKIILKGHQTLLWKNRILPCFLLSFLFSILPNLSHSQTISITGKALIGRVIPSHASHFEVEELTSKSGKDEFEIESKNNKIILRGTSGVAVGSALYHYLTEYAHCQITWNGTNLNLPEKLPVLPSKIRKATVYNYRYYLNYCTFNYSMSWWDWERWQKEIDWMALHGINMPLAITGEEYTWLEVYKEMGFTPNDLKDFFSGPAYFGWFWMGNLDGWGGPLPQKWMESHKTLQQQIVKRERELGMKTVLPAFTGHVPAAFKKKFPKAVLKSTNWTNGFGDTYILDSQDPLFAEIGKKFLAKQTALYGTDHLYSADTFNENEPPTDNPEYLSKLSERIYDGMRQADPEAVWVMQGWLFYSDRKFWKAPQIEALLKAVPDDKMILLDLAAEIEPVWKRTDGFYGKPWIWNMLNNFGGNVNLFGRMEGVANGPSAAWKDPNKKRLEGIGLTMEAIEQNPVIYELMMEHTWQTEPIQLDNWLKKYTRNRYGKEDSDLVNAWQILRQTVYNGKEIRDGAESIITGRPTLDSTTVWTRTKLNYAPHDLLPAWDLFIHAAKKGQDSDGFRYDLTDVSRQVLANYALVIQKKWVTAFKAKDKKAFQKHSKEFVDLITDMDVLLATRKDFLLGPWIADARKWGSNDQEKALYEQNARDLITLWGDADSPLHEYSNRQWSGLLNDFYKVRWQKFFTILDSSLTNGSVPDFKLFEKNISKWEWDWVNQQKDFSITESGNSLKTAVKLHSKYREQIQNDYKIN; translated from the coding sequence ATGAAAATCATTCTGAAAGGTCATCAGACTCTTCTTTGGAAGAATCGTATTTTACCGTGTTTTTTACTAAGCTTCTTATTTTCGATTCTACCTAATTTATCTCATTCCCAAACTATCTCTATAACCGGAAAAGCACTGATCGGCAGAGTAATTCCTTCCCATGCTTCTCATTTTGAAGTAGAAGAGTTAACATCAAAATCGGGAAAGGATGAATTTGAAATTGAAAGTAAAAATAACAAAATAATTCTGCGCGGAACAAGTGGCGTGGCCGTAGGATCAGCGCTGTATCACTACCTTACGGAATACGCACACTGCCAGATTACCTGGAACGGAACCAATCTGAATCTGCCTGAAAAACTGCCGGTTTTGCCTTCCAAAATCAGAAAAGCGACTGTTTATAATTACCGTTATTATCTCAATTATTGCACTTTCAATTATAGTATGAGCTGGTGGGATTGGGAAAGATGGCAAAAGGAAATTGACTGGATGGCGCTGCATGGAATTAATATGCCGCTTGCTATCACAGGTGAGGAATATACCTGGCTGGAGGTGTACAAGGAGATGGGTTTTACACCAAATGACTTAAAAGATTTTTTCAGCGGTCCGGCTTATTTTGGCTGGTTCTGGATGGGAAATCTGGACGGTTGGGGCGGTCCGTTGCCGCAGAAATGGATGGAAAGCCATAAAACTTTACAACAGCAAATCGTAAAACGTGAACGGGAATTAGGAATGAAAACGGTTTTGCCGGCATTTACAGGCCACGTTCCGGCTGCCTTTAAAAAGAAATTTCCGAAAGCTGTTTTGAAGTCGACCAACTGGACAAACGGTTTTGGTGATACCTATATTCTGGATTCGCAAGATCCGCTTTTTGCCGAGATTGGAAAGAAATTCTTAGCCAAACAGACAGCTTTGTATGGCACTGATCACCTTTATTCAGCGGATACTTTTAATGAAAATGAACCGCCAACAGATAATCCGGAATATCTTTCAAAATTAAGCGAAAGAATTTATGATGGAATGAGACAGGCCGATCCGGAAGCGGTTTGGGTAATGCAGGGCTGGCTTTTTTATAGTGACAGAAAATTCTGGAAAGCACCGCAGATTGAAGCATTATTAAAAGCAGTTCCTGACGACAAAATGATTTTGCTGGATCTTGCGGCCGAAATTGAACCGGTTTGGAAACGTACCGATGGATTTTACGGAAAACCCTGGATTTGGAATATGCTTAATAATTTCGGTGGAAATGTAAATCTTTTCGGCCGAATGGAAGGTGTTGCAAATGGTCCGTCCGCAGCCTGGAAAGATCCGAATAAAAAAAGATTGGAAGGAATTGGCCTTACGATGGAGGCCATTGAGCAAAACCCGGTGATTTATGAATTGATGATGGAGCATACCTGGCAAACGGAGCCAATTCAACTTGACAACTGGCTCAAAAAGTATACACGAAACAGGTATGGAAAAGAAGATTCAGATCTTGTAAATGCCTGGCAAATACTCAGACAAACTGTTTACAATGGTAAGGAAATTAGAGATGGAGCTGAATCTATTATTACTGGTAGACCAACGCTCGATTCCACAACTGTGTGGACAAGAACAAAGTTAAACTATGCTCCGCATGATCTTTTGCCAGCTTGGGATCTGTTTATTCATGCTGCAAAAAAAGGTCAGGATTCGGATGGTTTCCGGTATGACTTGACAGATGTTTCCAGACAGGTACTCGCGAATTATGCGTTAGTAATTCAGAAAAAATGGGTGACAGCGTTTAAGGCAAAAGATAAAAAAGCATTTCAAAAACACAGTAAAGAGTTCGTCGATCTGATCACCGATATGGATGTACTATTGGCAACCCGGAAAGATTTTTTATTGGGACCGTGGATTGCTGATGCCAGAAAATGGGGTTCAAACGATCAGGAAAAAGCTTTATATGAACAAAATGCCAGAGATTTGATCACACTCTGGGGAGATGCCGACAGTCCGCTGCATGAATATTCGAACCGTCAGTGGAGCGGTTTGCTTAACGACTTTTACAAAGTTCGCTGGCAGAAATTCTTTACAATACTGGATTCTTCATTGACAAACGGATCGGTTCCGGATTTCAAATTATTTGAAAAGAATATTTCAAAATGGGAGTGGGACTGGGTGAATCAGCAGAAAGATTTTTCTATTACGGAAAGTGGGAACAGCTTAAAAACAGCAGTGAAGTTGCACTCAAAATATCGTGAGCAAATTCAAAACGATTATAAGATTAATTGA
- a CDS encoding acyltransferase family protein, protein MDDLLNKNHESQRLISLDALRGFDMFWIIGGEHIIHALAELTGWPVFNWISAQMHHTIWNGCTFYDMIFPLFLFISGVSMPFSFGKKVMTANVKNTFELPSEVKRKVYMDMLRRTAILIFLGLVVNGLFKFNGYENTRFASVLGRIGIAWFFAGLIYLNCNLKKQVIWFCFILIGYWLAMTLIPVPGFGAGNLTMEGSLESYIDRLLLPGRLHSKVHDPEGILSTIPAVATGLLGIFTGTFVKEKRYDPLKSVYFLLLAAALLILLGLAWDSVFPINKRLWTSSFVLFVGGYSIAFFALFYLIIDVLGWKKWTFPFLLIGMNSIVIYMAVEGVVNFGYTADFIFGGLINRTAEPIHLLLKSISVIVVELVFLYFLYRNKLFLKV, encoded by the coding sequence ATGGACGATTTGCTCAACAAAAATCACGAATCTCAACGTTTAATTTCCCTTGATGCCTTACGTGGTTTTGATATGTTCTGGATCATTGGCGGCGAGCACATCATTCATGCGCTGGCGGAATTGACAGGCTGGCCCGTTTTCAACTGGATTTCGGCGCAAATGCACCATACGATTTGGAATGGCTGTACTTTTTACGATATGATTTTCCCGCTCTTCCTTTTTATTTCAGGTGTTTCCATGCCATTTTCTTTTGGGAAAAAAGTAATGACCGCCAATGTTAAAAATACTTTTGAACTTCCCTCCGAAGTAAAAAGAAAAGTTTATATGGATATGCTGAGAAGAACGGCAATCCTAATTTTTCTCGGATTGGTGGTAAATGGACTTTTCAAATTTAACGGTTATGAAAATACGCGATTCGCCAGCGTTTTGGGAAGAATTGGAATTGCCTGGTTTTTTGCAGGACTGATATATTTAAACTGCAACCTTAAGAAACAGGTTATCTGGTTTTGTTTTATTTTGATTGGTTACTGGCTTGCAATGACATTAATCCCTGTTCCCGGTTTTGGTGCCGGAAATCTGACGATGGAAGGTTCGTTGGAATCTTATATTGACAGGCTTTTATTGCCGGGAAGGCTGCACAGTAAAGTGCACGACCCGGAAGGGATTTTATCTACAATTCCTGCGGTTGCGACAGGTTTGCTAGGAATATTTACCGGCACTTTCGTTAAAGAAAAGCGCTATGATCCTTTGAAAAGTGTGTATTTCCTACTGCTGGCAGCAGCTCTCCTTATTTTACTTGGCCTGGCCTGGGATTCAGTATTTCCGATCAATAAAAGATTATGGACCAGCTCGTTCGTATTATTTGTCGGCGGGTATAGCATCGCCTTTTTTGCTTTGTTTTATCTCATTATTGATGTGCTTGGCTGGAAAAAATGGACTTTCCCGTTTTTACTGATCGGGATGAATTCCATTGTGATTTATATGGCGGTTGAGGGTGTCGTGAATTTTGGCTATACCGCGGATTTTATTTTTGGCGGGTTAATAAATCGTACCGCGGAGCCGATTCATCTTTTGTTAAAATCCATTTCAGTTATAGTTGTAGAACTCGTATTCCTGTATTTTCTCTACCGGAACAAGCTTTTCTTAAAAGTCTGA
- a CDS encoding NAD-dependent epimerase/dehydratase family protein: protein MTINKVFITGATGYIGGSVANLLLQKGYQVSALVRKESDAETLRALGITPIIGSIHNMPVLRKATADADAVIHTADADDFFSVMTFLEELKGTGKTFIFTSGSSLVGDNSKGEKGSIVYSEDIPVQPRLEKLHRVAINDHILASAKDNVRSIVLVPTMVYGKGLGIKPDSIQVPMLIDIAKEKQTGVYIEKGQNIWSNVHIEDLAELYVLALEKAPAGSYFYTENGNASLKEIAVSVSKMLGFEGKTASISLDTAIEKWGPDASAFGFASNSIVNSDKARKLLGWNPKHFSILEDIEGGSYHKIHVTTQEI from the coding sequence ATGACAATCAACAAAGTATTCATTACCGGCGCGACCGGTTATATCGGAGGATCAGTAGCAAATCTGTTACTTCAAAAAGGTTACCAGGTTTCTGCCTTGGTTAGAAAAGAATCTGATGCTGAAACATTACGTGCACTGGGAATTACCCCGATAATTGGCTCAATTCATAATATGCCTGTTCTCAGAAAGGCAACGGCAGATGCCGATGCTGTCATTCACACGGCTGATGCCGACGATTTTTTCTCCGTGATGACTTTTTTGGAAGAATTAAAAGGAACCGGAAAAACTTTTATTTTTACATCCGGTTCAAGTCTGGTTGGCGACAACTCAAAAGGGGAAAAAGGCAGTATTGTATATTCCGAAGATATTCCTGTACAACCCCGGCTTGAAAAACTTCATCGTGTGGCGATTAATGATCACATTTTGGCCTCAGCGAAAGATAATGTGCGAAGTATCGTGCTTGTTCCTACAATGGTTTATGGTAAAGGTCTTGGAATAAAGCCAGATAGCATTCAGGTTCCGATGCTGATCGATATCGCCAAAGAAAAACAGACAGGTGTTTACATTGAAAAGGGCCAAAATATCTGGAGTAATGTACACATTGAAGATTTAGCAGAATTGTATGTTCTTGCTTTGGAAAAGGCGCCGGCCGGTTCCTATTTCTATACAGAAAATGGAAATGCGTCTTTGAAAGAAATTGCAGTAAGCGTTAGCAAAATGCTGGGTTTTGAAGGAAAAACTGCATCGATCAGCCTGGATACTGCCATTGAAAAATGGGGACCGGATGCTTCGGCTTTTGGATTTGCTTCAAACAGCATCGTAAATTCTGATAAAGCAAGGAAATTATTAGGCTGGAATCCCAAACATTTCTCTATTCTGGAAGATATCGAAGGGGGATCTTATCATAAGATCCATGTTACAACACAGGAAATTTAA
- a CDS encoding aldo/keto reductase, whose translation MEYRKLGTSDLNLSAITYGAFAIGGSMWGGNEKQDSIDAIHASLDHGVTSIDTAPFYGFGLSEELIGEAIKGRDRSKIQILTKFGLVWDKSNNGKGEHFFDAADDQGNTIPVFKFASKENIIKEIEESLKRLGTDYIDLLQIHWPDATTPISETMEAMELLIQQGKIKAAGVCNYDLSQMQTAAETIKLASNQVSYSMLNRGIENELVPYSIANEISIIAYSPLERGLLTGKYFKDAKLKSDDHRNGYFGQFNPARVEDFLNKIQPIADSKNSTLTQLVLRWTMLQPGITVVLAGSRNAKQAIENAAAIDINLTSEELNFINENLASINHQWV comes from the coding sequence ATGGAATACAGAAAATTAGGGACAAGCGATTTAAACTTATCTGCCATCACATACGGAGCATTTGCCATTGGCGGTTCCATGTGGGGTGGAAATGAAAAACAGGATTCAATTGACGCCATTCATGCATCTCTGGATCATGGTGTAACCAGTATTGACACAGCTCCGTTTTACGGATTCGGACTTAGTGAAGAATTAATTGGCGAAGCAATAAAAGGTCGTGATCGCTCTAAAATACAGATCCTGACAAAATTCGGACTGGTTTGGGATAAGAGCAACAATGGAAAAGGTGAGCATTTTTTTGACGCGGCAGATGACCAGGGAAACACTATTCCGGTTTTTAAATTCGCGTCAAAAGAAAATATCATCAAAGAAATAGAAGAAAGTCTGAAACGTCTGGGAACGGATTATATTGATCTTTTACAAATTCACTGGCCGGATGCAACTACTCCTATTTCGGAAACGATGGAAGCCATGGAACTGCTGATCCAGCAAGGAAAAATTAAAGCGGCCGGTGTTTGTAATTATGATCTTTCACAAATGCAAACCGCCGCAGAAACAATCAAACTTGCTTCAAATCAGGTTTCATATAGTATGTTAAACAGAGGAATTGAAAATGAACTGGTTCCTTATTCGATAGCAAACGAAATTTCAATTATTGCGTACAGTCCGTTGGAGCGAGGATTGTTGACCGGCAAATATTTTAAAGATGCCAAACTGAAATCTGATGACCACCGTAACGGTTATTTTGGCCAATTTAATCCCGCGCGGGTTGAAGACTTTTTAAACAAGATCCAACCGATCGCAGATAGTAAAAATTCTACTCTAACGCAACTGGTTTTACGTTGGACTATGCTTCAACCAGGAATTACCGTTGTGCTCGCCGGATCCAGAAATGCAAAACAAGCCATTGAAAATGCAGCTGCAATCGATATTAATCTGACCAGCGAAGAGCTGAATTTTATCAATGAAAATCTTGCTTCAATCAATCATCAGTGGGTTTAA